From a single Leptospirillum ferriphilum genomic region:
- a CDS encoding YceD family protein — translation MDDRPIESAVLELRFQIDRVPDQRRSPEQSFSVHLSVSAFEDSSLQGEPLRIEGTISRHGTEVNVFSRIDYALNVTCVRCLEEFCARGTVSEYAHFLHRKQGGATYPEHEQYGDSGLIDLVPWVREVVLTDLPEYPLCSEACAGLCSECGENIQKGLCHCPRPG, via the coding sequence GTGGATGATCGGCCGATAGAATCAGCTGTTCTGGAACTCAGGTTCCAGATCGACCGGGTCCCGGACCAGCGACGTTCTCCGGAACAATCGTTTTCCGTCCATTTGTCCGTGAGCGCTTTTGAAGATTCTTCCCTGCAGGGAGAACCTCTCCGGATTGAAGGAACGATCAGTCGGCACGGGACGGAAGTCAATGTCTTCTCCCGGATCGATTACGCGCTGAATGTGACGTGCGTACGATGTCTGGAAGAGTTCTGCGCGCGTGGAACGGTCAGCGAATATGCTCATTTTCTGCACCGAAAGCAGGGTGGAGCCACCTATCCCGAACACGAGCAATACGGAGACAGTGGTCTGATCGACCTTGTCCCCTGGGTTCGGGAAGTCGTCCTCACCGACCTGCCGGAGTATCCTCTTTGCTCCGAAGCGTGCGCAGGGTTGTGTTCAGAGTGCGGGGAAAATATCCAAAAGGGCCTTTGCCACTGCCCCAGGCCCGGGTGA
- the dxr gene encoding 1-deoxy-D-xylulose-5-phosphate reductoisomerase, giving the protein MITLSILGSTGSIGRSTLDIVRAHPERFRVLALAAGKNAGIAVEQAREFRPEMVSVANEIYPEVRDALAGSGIRVLGGLDGACAVSACADASVLLSAIVGEAGLAPTWEGILPGRVIALANKETLVAGGEAVVKRVKAKGARLMPVDSEHSAIHQAMRGHPWSRVRRVILTASGGPMFGRTRRELQSVTVEEALNHPTWKMGPKITVDSATLMNKGLEIIEAKWLFDLSPGQIEVVVHRQSIIHSMVEFVDGSFLAQLGSPDMRGPISYAISGEDRLELDVKTLDFPAIAQLTFHSPDHEAFPSIGFAFRALEKGGQASIWLNAANELAVQAFLDKKIPFDGISRIQKTLLEEAPENPALSLEEIQLSSVRARTVAGEKIEEMVLYHKVATVS; this is encoded by the coding sequence ATGATCACCTTGTCCATTCTGGGTTCGACAGGTTCCATCGGTCGTTCGACGCTCGATATTGTCCGGGCCCATCCGGAACGATTTCGGGTTCTTGCCCTTGCGGCCGGAAAAAATGCGGGCATCGCGGTGGAGCAGGCGCGGGAATTTCGACCGGAAATGGTGTCTGTCGCGAACGAAATCTACCCGGAAGTCCGGGATGCTCTCGCAGGTTCCGGGATCAGGGTTCTCGGCGGTCTTGATGGAGCTTGCGCTGTGTCGGCCTGTGCGGATGCCTCTGTGCTCCTTTCGGCGATTGTCGGTGAGGCAGGCCTCGCGCCCACGTGGGAAGGGATCCTTCCCGGCCGGGTCATTGCTTTGGCAAACAAGGAAACCCTTGTGGCGGGGGGAGAGGCCGTTGTGAAGAGAGTGAAAGCCAAAGGTGCCCGCCTGATGCCGGTTGATTCGGAACACAGCGCGATTCACCAGGCGATGAGGGGACATCCCTGGTCCCGGGTCCGGAGGGTGATTCTGACGGCTTCGGGGGGGCCCATGTTTGGCCGGACCCGAAGAGAACTTCAGTCTGTCACAGTGGAAGAGGCACTGAACCATCCGACATGGAAAATGGGTCCAAAAATAACAGTCGATTCGGCGACTCTCATGAACAAGGGACTCGAGATCATCGAAGCAAAATGGCTGTTTGATCTATCCCCCGGTCAGATCGAGGTCGTTGTCCATCGCCAGAGTATCATCCATTCCATGGTGGAATTTGTGGACGGATCGTTCCTGGCCCAATTGGGTTCTCCCGATATGAGAGGTCCGATCAGTTATGCCATTTCCGGAGAGGATCGTCTGGAACTCGATGTCAAGACACTCGACTTTCCGGCGATTGCCCAGTTGACCTTTCACAGTCCGGATCACGAGGCCTTTCCTTCCATCGGCTTCGCGTTTCGCGCTCTGGAAAAAGGAGGACAGGCATCCATCTGGCTGAATGCCGCCAACGAACTGGCCGTTCAGGCTTTTCTGGACAAGAAAATTCCGTTCGACGGGATCTCCAGGATACAAAAAACCCTGCTGGAAGAGGCTCCCGAAAATCCGGCCCTTTCCCTTGAGGAAATCCAGCTGTCTTCTGTCCGGGCCCGTACGGTGGCCGGGGAAAAGATCGAGGAAATGGTTTTGTACCACAAGGTCGCCACAGTATCATGA
- the rseP gene encoding RIP metalloprotease RseP — protein MEAVLSFILVIGVLIVVHEMGHFLVARKFGVKIEKFSIGFGPKIFSRTVGETEYRLAWIPLGGYVKMLGENDPEQVSPEERDRSFSALPVSKRMAIAAAGPVANFILAFFLFTAVFWVGIPVLEPVVGKVLPKSPAQMAGLMPGDKILSVNGIPLSSWNDLRKQIETRAGKTLHVIVKRGNVALPVEIVPRSEIGSDLYGEKVPQGKIGVAPQGEIRQVRYGLFDGLGKGFLKTVNVTRITFVSLYKILTGAISSKNLGGPILIAQMSAKAAKSGVVNLLIFMGFISVTLGVMNLLPVPVLDGGHMLFLAAEGILRRPLSIRVRELSMQVGFVILLTIMVFAFYNDLMRLFGTR, from the coding sequence ATGGAAGCTGTTTTATCATTTATTCTCGTGATTGGTGTTCTGATCGTTGTTCATGAGATGGGCCATTTTCTGGTTGCCAGAAAGTTTGGCGTCAAGATCGAAAAGTTTTCCATCGGGTTCGGTCCAAAAATCTTCTCCCGTACCGTTGGTGAAACCGAATATCGTCTGGCGTGGATTCCTCTGGGAGGCTACGTCAAGATGCTCGGGGAAAACGACCCGGAACAGGTCAGTCCCGAGGAAAGGGACCGCTCCTTCTCGGCATTGCCTGTTTCGAAAAGAATGGCCATTGCGGCTGCGGGTCCCGTTGCGAATTTTATCCTGGCCTTCTTTCTTTTTACCGCGGTGTTCTGGGTCGGGATTCCGGTTCTCGAACCGGTTGTGGGAAAGGTTCTTCCCAAGTCGCCGGCCCAGATGGCGGGATTGATGCCTGGAGACAAAATTCTTTCGGTCAATGGAATCCCTCTTTCCTCCTGGAACGATCTCCGGAAACAGATTGAAACCCGGGCGGGAAAAACCCTGCATGTGATCGTGAAACGTGGAAATGTCGCCTTGCCCGTCGAAATCGTCCCCCGGTCGGAGATCGGATCCGATCTCTACGGAGAAAAGGTTCCCCAGGGAAAAATCGGAGTGGCGCCCCAGGGAGAGATACGGCAGGTCCGTTACGGGCTTTTCGACGGATTGGGAAAAGGGTTCCTGAAAACAGTCAATGTCACCCGAATCACGTTTGTATCGCTTTACAAGATCCTGACCGGAGCCATTTCTTCGAAAAATCTTGGAGGCCCGATCCTGATCGCCCAGATGTCCGCCAAAGCGGCAAAGTCCGGTGTTGTGAACCTGCTGATTTTCATGGGGTTCATCAGTGTCACCCTGGGGGTCATGAATCTGTTGCCTGTTCCTGTCCTCGACGGCGGCCATATGCTGTTCCTGGCCGCCGAAGGAATCCTGCGTCGGCCCCTTTCCATCAGGGTTCGTGAGTTATCGATGCAGGTGGGTTTTGTCATTCTACTGACAATCATGGTTTTTGCCTTTTATAACGATCTCATGCGACTTTTTGGAACCCGATAG
- the plsX gene encoding phosphate acyltransferase PlsX, with protein sequence MKIAIDAMGGDLGSSPLILGSSDAYREFGIEPALVGDKAHLESAIKELGVTDVPFRIVHAPDMISMHDAATDVRKKKGSSVWLATEILREGQVEAAISAGHTGAAMASALLVLGRLPGVDRPAIAAVLPHLTGAFVLVDAGANVDCKPVHLLQFARMGYHYARTALSLETPRVAILSNGEEESKGNDLVREAHELLKGSGLPFIGNVEGKDLFRGAADVVVVDGFVGNVVLKTSEGLAEAFFSMIRQAASMTTLSRVGGLLMKPSFRSLRKKTDYAEYGGAPLLGVNAPFFICHGRSDRRAIKNAFRVARDVVREKMISKIAREMSPEKTG encoded by the coding sequence ATGAAGATCGCCATTGATGCCATGGGCGGAGATCTTGGATCTTCGCCCCTTATTCTCGGTTCCTCCGATGCTTACCGGGAGTTTGGCATCGAGCCTGCCCTTGTCGGAGACAAAGCTCACCTTGAGTCTGCCATAAAAGAACTGGGTGTCACCGACGTTCCTTTCCGGATCGTGCACGCTCCGGACATGATTTCCATGCATGATGCGGCGACAGACGTGCGCAAGAAAAAGGGGTCGTCTGTCTGGCTTGCTACGGAGATCTTGAGGGAGGGTCAGGTGGAAGCGGCTATTTCCGCCGGACATACGGGCGCGGCCATGGCATCAGCGCTTTTGGTCCTGGGACGCCTTCCTGGAGTGGACCGGCCCGCAATAGCGGCTGTCCTCCCTCATCTGACCGGGGCTTTCGTTCTGGTGGACGCGGGAGCCAATGTCGACTGCAAACCGGTCCATCTTCTGCAATTTGCCCGGATGGGCTACCATTATGCCCGGACGGCCCTCTCTCTTGAAACCCCAAGAGTCGCCATTCTCTCCAATGGAGAGGAAGAATCCAAAGGAAACGACCTGGTCCGGGAAGCCCACGAGCTTCTTAAGGGTTCCGGTTTGCCCTTTATCGGAAATGTGGAAGGAAAGGACCTTTTTCGTGGCGCTGCGGATGTGGTGGTTGTCGACGGCTTCGTTGGAAACGTGGTTCTTAAAACATCCGAAGGCCTCGCCGAGGCTTTTTTCTCCATGATCCGGCAGGCCGCTTCCATGACGACTCTTTCCCGTGTGGGTGGTCTCCTGATGAAACCCTCCTTTCGTTCCTTGCGAAAAAAAACCGATTATGCGGAATATGGAGGAGCACCCCTTCTGGGGGTCAATGCTCCGTTTTTCATCTGTCATGGCCGATCGGACCGGAGAGCAATTAAAAATGCATTTCGGGTTGCCCGGGATGTCGTGCGTGAAAAGATGATTTCCAAAATCGCAAGGGAAATGTCTCCGGAGAAAACGGGATGA
- the proS gene encoding proline--tRNA ligase has protein sequence MARSPLPEKTDSRCILPWGVPEKGKTLKASCDPVQTLHEEPAEAEVVSHRLMLRAGLVRKLAGGVYSYLPMAVRALRKVEAIIREEMNSAGGQEVLLPALQPSDLWEKTGRWQAYGPELFRLHDRHERAFALGPTHEEVITDLVSQVIRSYRQLPFIAYQIQTKFRDERRPRFGILRGREFIMKDAYSFSVSEENARQIYTRMQEAYGRIFLRLGLDHRMVEADSGLIGGNLSHEFMVMADSGEDTVVTCEKCSWASNIEKAPDARVCPVCGSVLESRTAIEVGHVFYLGHKYSTPMETTFLDSAGKEVPFFMGCYGIGVSRILAATIEQSHDDKGIIWPVAMAPYRTAVLPLGPGMSERREVLSLLESLESLWPGESYFDDREIRPGMKFQDADLRGFPFQVILGDRHVDKGDGEVKIRRTGERLVLPLKDIPALLSARVQGILSES, from the coding sequence ATGGCAAGATCCCCGCTTCCGGAAAAAACGGACTCCCGATGCATCCTGCCATGGGGCGTTCCTGAGAAAGGAAAAACGTTGAAGGCGTCTTGCGACCCGGTCCAGACTCTCCATGAAGAACCGGCCGAAGCGGAGGTTGTCAGTCACCGGCTGATGCTTCGTGCAGGGCTAGTTCGAAAACTTGCAGGGGGGGTCTATTCTTATTTGCCCATGGCTGTTCGGGCTCTCCGGAAGGTTGAGGCGATTATTCGCGAGGAGATGAATTCCGCGGGAGGACAGGAAGTGCTCCTCCCGGCCCTCCAGCCGTCCGATCTCTGGGAAAAAACGGGACGCTGGCAGGCGTATGGTCCGGAGCTTTTCCGGCTTCATGACAGGCACGAACGTGCCTTCGCCCTTGGGCCGACCCATGAGGAAGTGATTACGGATCTCGTTTCCCAGGTCATCCGTTCCTACAGACAACTTCCTTTTATCGCCTACCAAATCCAGACGAAATTTCGGGATGAACGCCGACCCCGTTTCGGAATCCTCCGGGGGCGGGAGTTCATCATGAAAGATGCTTACTCCTTCAGTGTGTCAGAAGAAAATGCCCGTCAGATCTATACCCGGATGCAGGAAGCTTACGGCAGGATCTTTCTGAGGCTCGGTCTTGATCACCGGATGGTCGAGGCAGATTCCGGACTGATCGGCGGGAATCTCTCTCACGAATTCATGGTCATGGCAGATTCAGGGGAAGACACCGTCGTGACGTGTGAAAAGTGCTCCTGGGCTTCCAATATCGAAAAAGCTCCGGATGCCCGCGTCTGTCCCGTCTGCGGATCGGTTCTGGAAAGCCGGACGGCGATCGAAGTCGGCCATGTGTTCTACCTTGGGCATAAGTACAGTACTCCGATGGAAACAACATTTCTGGATTCTGCCGGAAAGGAAGTTCCGTTTTTCATGGGATGCTATGGTATTGGTGTCTCTCGCATTCTGGCGGCAACGATCGAGCAGTCGCACGATGACAAGGGAATCATCTGGCCGGTGGCGATGGCTCCTTACAGAACAGCCGTTTTGCCCTTGGGACCCGGAATGTCGGAGCGCAGGGAAGTCCTCTCGCTTCTGGAATCTCTTGAATCCCTTTGGCCGGGAGAGTCCTATTTCGATGACCGGGAAATCCGGCCGGGAATGAAATTCCAGGATGCGGACTTGCGCGGGTTCCCCTTCCAGGTCATTCTTGGAGACCGGCATGTCGACAAGGGGGATGGAGAGGTCAAGATACGCCGGACCGGAGAGAGACTCGTTCTTCCCCTGAAAGACATACCGGCGCTTCTGTCGGCAAGGGTTCAGGGGATCTTGTCGGAGTCTTGA
- the fabG gene encoding 3-oxoacyl-[acyl-carrier-protein] reductase encodes MLEGQVALVTGASRGIGRAIADCLRAEGAQVWYGVRSVTSEMEKIQSDSQNRVVYLSLDVASGDSIEKGLDTLLNRSGRIDILVNNAGIVRDGLMVRMKDEDFMDVIETNLLGAFRLMRGATKAMMKQKYGRIVSISSVVGTTGNAGQANYAASKGGLVALSKSLALEVASRGITVNVVAPGFVETDMTDALPDKVREKALEHIPVGRFGKASEIAFAVRYLVSREAGFVTGQTLHVNGGMALV; translated from the coding sequence ATGCTGGAAGGTCAGGTCGCTCTTGTGACCGGAGCCTCCAGGGGGATCGGACGCGCCATTGCGGATTGCCTGAGAGCGGAAGGAGCCCAGGTCTGGTATGGAGTTCGGAGCGTCACTTCCGAGATGGAGAAAATCCAGTCCGACTCTCAGAACAGAGTTGTTTACCTGTCCCTGGATGTCGCCAGCGGAGATTCGATTGAAAAGGGGCTCGACACTCTCTTGAATCGTTCAGGCCGCATTGATATTCTGGTGAACAATGCGGGTATCGTGCGCGATGGTCTGATGGTCCGGATGAAAGACGAAGATTTCATGGACGTCATCGAGACGAATCTCCTGGGGGCCTTTCGCCTGATGCGCGGGGCGACCAAGGCGATGATGAAGCAAAAGTACGGGCGGATTGTTTCGATTTCTTCCGTGGTTGGAACAACGGGAAACGCCGGTCAGGCAAACTATGCGGCTTCAAAGGGAGGGCTTGTGGCTCTTTCCAAGAGCCTTGCACTGGAGGTGGCATCCCGGGGTATTACTGTCAATGTTGTTGCTCCCGGTTTTGTGGAAACGGACATGACGGACGCTCTCCCGGACAAAGTCCGGGAAAAGGCGCTCGAACATATTCCGGTAGGACGGTTTGGAAAGGCGTCTGAAATTGCTTTTGCCGTCCGCTATCTTGTATCCCGTGAAGCGGGATTTGTGACGGGCCAGACACTTCATGTCAATGGAGGAATGGCACTCGTCTGA
- the ispG gene encoding flavodoxin-dependent (E)-4-hydroxy-3-methylbut-2-enyl-diphosphate synthase, whose product MKIERKKTRRIMVGSVPIGDGAPVAVQSMTVNDTRNIPATLEEIQQLASVGCEIIRLAVVDMEAAEAVGKIRKQSPIPVIADIHFDYHLALKVLEGGVDAIRINPGNIGSQEKVRAIVDRMKDKGLPIRIGVNAGSLERDLLEQYGHPVPEAMVESALRHVQLLEKEGFYDIKISLKASNVPDTIDAYTLMSERCDYPLHIGVSEAGPLLSGTVKSAVGLGYLLAHGIGDTIRVSLAADPVEEVKVAWGILKSLNLRQRGVNVIACPTCGRLEIDVVGIAQRVEERLAHIKETMDVSILGCVVNGIGEGKEADLGIAGGQGVGIYFENGEVVKKIKDTDIEEFIIQQVEARAQNMRDGKIPASGKNGLPMHPAMGRS is encoded by the coding sequence ATGAAAATCGAACGCAAGAAAACGCGGCGGATCATGGTAGGGTCTGTGCCGATTGGTGATGGTGCCCCTGTGGCCGTCCAGTCCATGACGGTCAATGATACGCGCAATATTCCGGCGACGCTCGAGGAGATCCAGCAGCTCGCATCGGTGGGGTGCGAGATCATCCGGTTGGCTGTTGTGGACATGGAGGCAGCCGAAGCGGTCGGAAAGATCCGGAAACAGTCTCCGATCCCTGTTATTGCAGATATCCATTTTGACTATCATCTGGCGCTCAAGGTTCTGGAAGGGGGAGTGGACGCGATTCGCATCAACCCGGGAAATATCGGGAGCCAGGAAAAAGTCCGGGCTATTGTGGACCGGATGAAGGACAAAGGTCTTCCGATCCGGATTGGAGTGAATGCGGGATCTCTCGAGAGAGACCTTCTCGAGCAGTATGGCCATCCTGTTCCGGAGGCGATGGTGGAGTCCGCCCTGCGGCATGTGCAGCTTCTTGAAAAAGAAGGATTCTACGATATCAAGATTTCCCTGAAAGCTTCCAATGTTCCGGATACGATCGACGCCTATACCTTGATGTCCGAGCGGTGTGATTACCCTCTTCATATCGGGGTCTCCGAAGCCGGCCCTCTTCTCTCGGGAACCGTCAAGTCGGCTGTCGGTCTGGGATATCTGCTCGCTCATGGGATCGGCGATACCATCCGGGTTTCTCTGGCAGCGGATCCGGTCGAAGAAGTCAAGGTGGCATGGGGAATCCTGAAGTCCCTGAACCTCCGACAGAGAGGTGTGAATGTGATCGCGTGTCCCACGTGCGGACGCCTTGAAATCGATGTGGTGGGAATCGCCCAGAGGGTGGAGGAACGGCTCGCCCATATCAAGGAGACGATGGATGTATCCATTCTCGGCTGCGTGGTGAATGGAATCGGTGAAGGAAAGGAGGCTGACCTCGGGATTGCCGGTGGTCAGGGTGTCGGGATTTATTTTGAAAACGGGGAAGTTGTGAAAAAAATCAAGGATACCGACATCGAGGAATTCATTATCCAGCAAGTCGAGGCAAGGGCCCAGAACATGCGCGATGGCAAGATCCCCGCTTCCGGAAAAAACGGACTCCCGATGCATCCTGCCATGGGGCGTTCCTGA
- a CDS encoding beta-ketoacyl-ACP synthase III, translating into MIPTNVNRSVILGTGSFAPENVVTNEDISRKVETSDLWIRERTGIRERRVASSGESTSDLASEAGRNALRNAALSPLDLDGIIVATATPDLTFPSTACLVQAKLGIPGTFAFDVNAVCSGFMYALKIADSMIRSGQCETLLVIGAEVMSRFVDWSDRSTCILFGDGAGAVVLGKSQSRQSGGIGTVTLHADGRFWDLIHVPGGGSRNPVETERPPGNACTIRMKGSETFRMAVRTLEESVREVLKEEGVGVNEVDWVVPHQANIRILEALSERLGIPLGRFVINIDRYGNTSAASIPMALDEAVQDSRIQPGHRILLTAFGSGVTWGSGLVNWTQKAGGDQ; encoded by the coding sequence ATGATCCCGACAAACGTGAATCGGAGCGTCATTCTGGGAACCGGCTCCTTTGCTCCGGAAAACGTAGTGACCAATGAGGACATCTCCCGGAAAGTGGAGACGTCGGATCTCTGGATTCGGGAACGAACGGGGATCCGGGAACGTCGGGTTGCCTCCTCCGGAGAGTCCACTTCTGACCTGGCGTCGGAAGCCGGCCGGAATGCCCTCAGGAATGCGGCTCTCTCTCCTTTGGACCTGGATGGCATCATTGTCGCCACGGCCACTCCGGACCTCACGTTTCCGTCGACTGCTTGTCTTGTTCAGGCAAAACTTGGAATTCCCGGAACGTTCGCCTTCGATGTGAATGCGGTCTGTTCCGGATTCATGTATGCCCTGAAGATTGCAGACAGCATGATCCGCTCTGGTCAATGTGAGACCCTTCTGGTGATCGGGGCGGAAGTTATGAGCCGGTTTGTCGACTGGTCGGACCGTTCAACCTGCATTCTTTTTGGAGACGGGGCAGGAGCGGTCGTTCTCGGAAAATCCCAAAGCCGGCAATCCGGTGGCATCGGGACAGTAACTCTTCATGCGGACGGACGTTTCTGGGACCTGATCCATGTCCCCGGAGGTGGCTCCAGAAACCCTGTCGAGACGGAGAGACCCCCCGGAAATGCCTGCACGATCCGGATGAAAGGAAGCGAGACATTCCGGATGGCTGTTCGCACCCTGGAGGAGTCGGTCCGGGAAGTCCTGAAGGAAGAAGGGGTTGGAGTGAATGAGGTGGACTGGGTTGTTCCTCATCAGGCCAATATCCGTATCCTCGAAGCCCTGTCCGAGAGACTGGGTATTCCTCTCGGGCGTTTCGTGATCAATATTGACCGCTATGGAAACACCTCTGCCGCCTCCATCCCGATGGCTCTGGACGAAGCCGTTCAGGACAGCCGGATCCAGCCAGGTCACCGGATCCTTCTCACGGCGTTCGGCAGCGGGGTAACGTGGGGAAGCGGGCTGGTCAACTGGACCCAAAAAGCGGGAGGGGATCAATGA
- the rpmF gene encoding 50S ribosomal protein L32, translated as MAHPKTKISRTRRDKRRTHKKLVAGPAVTCPNCGMTKKPHYVCLSCGIYKNRSVLRIKNG; from the coding sequence ATGGCCCATCCAAAAACGAAAATTTCCCGCACGCGGCGGGACAAGAGACGGACGCACAAAAAACTTGTCGCGGGTCCGGCCGTCACCTGCCCAAACTGCGGGATGACAAAAAAACCTCATTATGTTTGTCTTTCCTGCGGGATTTATAAAAATCGATCCGTTCTCAGGATTAAAAACGGCTAG
- the fabD gene encoding ACP S-malonyltransferase gives MTEKTAGKRSAWIFPGQGSQYRGMLRLVDGPREQVRLDEASEILGYPVRKLLGEDPDNVLDKTEWTQPALLLVSVLMAERKAREGFPLPDLYLGHSLGEYSALVMAGCLSFGEALHAVHLRGRAMQGAVPEGAGMMAAVLGFDRNELMAVLEKMPPPPPGEYAGMANINSPGQIVIAGSRERMLSAIDAIKSAGARKVIPLAVSVPSHTPLMEPAAREMRKVLENMMWKTPVSPVVSNATASASIDSSDLRERLLRQITSPVLWEDSIRESLRLGVEKFVEMGPGSVLTGLGKRISDSVVWEATDSSGKAGGKG, from the coding sequence ATGACGGAAAAAACAGCCGGGAAACGAAGTGCCTGGATTTTTCCGGGGCAAGGCTCCCAGTACCGGGGGATGCTGCGCCTGGTGGACGGTCCCCGGGAACAGGTCCGGCTTGACGAAGCGTCCGAAATTCTCGGCTATCCTGTCCGGAAACTTCTGGGAGAGGATCCGGACAACGTTCTCGACAAGACCGAATGGACCCAGCCAGCTCTTCTCCTTGTCAGTGTCCTGATGGCAGAAAGGAAAGCAAGGGAGGGATTTCCCCTGCCCGATCTTTATCTGGGGCATTCCCTTGGAGAGTATTCGGCCCTGGTGATGGCGGGTTGCCTGTCTTTCGGAGAGGCTCTGCATGCGGTTCACCTTCGGGGAAGGGCCATGCAGGGAGCGGTTCCGGAAGGAGCCGGAATGATGGCGGCCGTTCTGGGTTTTGACCGGAATGAACTGATGGCGGTCCTGGAAAAAATGCCTCCTCCCCCTCCGGGAGAATATGCCGGTATGGCCAACATCAACAGTCCCGGACAAATCGTGATTGCCGGGTCCAGGGAGCGCATGCTGTCTGCCATTGATGCCATCAAGTCTGCCGGAGCCCGAAAAGTGATTCCCCTGGCGGTTTCGGTTCCTTCCCATACGCCGTTGATGGAGCCGGCTGCTCGCGAGATGCGCAAGGTCCTTGAAAACATGATGTGGAAGACGCCTGTGTCCCCGGTCGTTTCCAACGCAACCGCCTCCGCATCGATCGATTCGTCGGACCTCAGGGAAAGACTTCTTCGCCAGATCACATCTCCTGTTTTGTGGGAGGACTCCATTCGGGAGTCCCTTCGACTGGGGGTGGAGAAGTTTGTGGAAATGGGTCCTGGCTCCGTTCTGACAGGGCTTGGAAAACGGATATCCGATTCCGTCGTCTGGGAAGCAACCGATTCTTCCGGGAAGGCAGGTGGGAAAGGATGA
- a CDS encoding phosphatidate cytidylyltransferase, giving the protein MTNLIQRTLAALILIPVFLALVHWGGVVGLFLPAIAIGLLAQGEFYRMFPDIWKRFSSRVALLAGALIIAALGLMARGRLSPDTLLSLFFMLLILLLALSVLSGDEQDRTGGFPLILTGVVYIPTGVGMVLLLRGLPGGEGFVIYLLGLTWIVDILGYVAGKSFGRRKLSPALSPKKTWEGALAGVAGGLFWGLSVHRYFLPAISMQETVFMSLLISGWGQVGDLCESAFKRAAGIKDSGSIIPGHGGVLDRIDSLLFNSVALYAILALFEGYSSRVWL; this is encoded by the coding sequence TTGACAAATCTCATACAGCGGACTCTTGCTGCCCTGATTCTGATTCCTGTTTTTCTTGCACTTGTCCATTGGGGCGGCGTTGTGGGTCTCTTTCTTCCTGCGATTGCCATCGGCCTTCTTGCCCAGGGGGAGTTCTACCGGATGTTTCCGGACATCTGGAAGCGCTTTTCCTCCAGGGTGGCACTTCTTGCAGGAGCCCTCATCATCGCGGCCCTGGGACTGATGGCCCGCGGACGCCTGTCACCGGATACTCTCCTGTCCCTTTTTTTTATGCTCCTGATTCTCCTTCTGGCACTATCGGTTCTTTCGGGGGACGAGCAGGACCGTACAGGAGGATTTCCCCTGATTCTGACCGGTGTGGTGTATATCCCGACCGGCGTCGGAATGGTACTGCTCCTCCGCGGTCTTCCCGGCGGGGAAGGTTTCGTGATCTATTTGCTGGGACTGACCTGGATTGTTGATATTCTGGGGTATGTTGCCGGAAAGTCTTTCGGGCGCCGAAAGCTGTCTCCAGCCCTTTCTCCGAAAAAAACATGGGAAGGGGCGCTGGCAGGCGTTGCCGGAGGATTATTCTGGGGACTTTCTGTTCACCGGTATTTTCTTCCGGCTATTTCGATGCAGGAGACAGTGTTCATGTCTCTTTTGATTTCCGGATGGGGGCAGGTGGGAGACTTGTGTGAATCCGCTTTCAAGCGGGCCGCAGGAATCAAGGACTCCGGTTCGATTATCCCGGGGCATGGGGGGGTTCTTGACCGTATTGACAGCCTGTTGTTCAACTCGGTTGCCCTTTATGCCATCCTTGCGCTGTTTGAAGGATATTCGTCCCGTGTGTGGCTTTAG